Genomic segment of Candidatus Omnitrophota bacterium:
CTGCGCAATCTGTCTATTATCTTCTTCATCGCCATCAATAGAATATCTTTGCGTTCTTCTCCAGCATCCCGACGAGGAGGTCCCGGACATCTTTGCCTATGACGGCGTCCAGCTCCTCGTGTCTCTTCTCCATGAGGTATCGCCTGACGTCGCGGCCGTTCAGATGCCTTATGTCGTCTCCCGTGTGCCGGCAGAAGACCTCGGTCGTCACCTTATTGCATACCTTGCAGAATACCGGTTCCGCTATAGGTAATACGCTTATATCCAGTCCCTTCAGCTCCTCGAATATCTTCTGGGAACCGTATTTGGGATAATATCTGCCGACCCCGGCATGGTCGCGCCCTATGATGACATGGGTGAAACCGTAATTCTGCAGCATCGTCGCCTGCAGGAACGCCTCTTTCGGGCCGGCGTAGATCGGCGGTATCATGAGGTTATTGAGAAATACACGCCCCTTCGGATAAGACCCCGATATCAGGTGCTCGTAGATATCGAATACGACGTCCGGCAGGAAGCTGCCTTCGACCTGGGCCCCGGTTATGACATTGATACCGAGCATATCGGTGACATCAAGCGCCAGGCCGTGAAGATGCTGATGGCCTATATGGCATACGTTCCTGGTAGAGAAAGCGGTAAAGGCCTTCTTGCCCGTCGCTTTCAACCAGCCCCTGCACTCCCTGGGTGTGCGGAAGTGGCGGTGGGTGGCCATACCTGACCTGGACAGGAATATCTTCCCTCCTATACAGGTCCCCTCTTTTTTCATGGCGTGCCGTACGCCCGGATGGTCCCGGTCTGCGGTCCCGAAAACATTCCTGCAGAACTTCTCGTTGTCTATCACGAAGACGCTCTCTACCTCCATCATGCCTATAACGACACCGTCCGGGCCGCACAAAGCGACCTTATCCCCTTCGGGAGGCGCCTCTACCCTGAGGAGCACAGGTATCGTCCATGCATGCCCTGACGGCAATGTGCTGGAGAGCGTGACGCTATTATATTCGATCTCTGTCATAAAGCCCTCGAGAGGGCTGTAACAACCGGCGGCCAGGTTCTGCATATTTATGATATCGTCCGGTGATATATATTTCTTGTCCCTTACCTTGTCCAGCCGCGCGGACAATTCCTTGTCATCGATGAGCCGGTCGACCAGTTTTCCGCCATATGCAGAGATGGGCATGATACAGACCTTCCTTACGTTGATCGGATAGCGTTCAGCAATGCTTCGATTATCTTCCCTTCGGTCAGGGCGGCGGAGTTGAAATCCGCTCCGTGGTAAACCCACTTATCCCGCAAAAAAGAGTCGCTCTTATATAAGACGCTGGCCCCTTCCAGGCCATACCTCCCGCAGAAGGAGAAGAAGGCGGAACTCTCCATGTCGACGGACAGGCACCCTCTCTCCTTAAAATATTCGATCCTGCCCGGCGTCTCCCTGTAGATGGCATCCGTGGTCCAGACAGGGTCTTCGGACACGATACACCCCAGGTCCTCCATCGCCTTTTTAACCTCGCCGTACAGGGCGCTGTCAAGACCGACGCTCTCTTTACGCCCTATATAGTGCGCGCTGGTGCCCTCATCTATATAGGACAACCTGGGCATCGCCAGATCGGCATCCGTACGGCGCAGGAAACCCGCCTTCCCGAAGAGGACAAAGCGCCTGGCGCCGCATGCCCTGAGGTTCTCCAGATCATACATGAGAGCCGGGGCGCCCGTGCCCGGAAGGATGTACCACCCTTTATCGGTGCCCTTCAAAGAGACCGGTGAGTAGTCCTCCCTGTACCATGGGCACTTTACGGCATCACGCCCGGCGGCAAACGGCGCAAAGATATCAGAATTATAATGGAACGTAAGCAATAAGCTCCCCGGGACACGGCCGGCGAAACGCGCGCCGGTCATTGCCTGGGGGGTCAAAAACCCGTCACTCTTCAATTCATACGGCGGAACGGCAGCATTCATGAAGTCGTCTTATCCCCTCCTCAAGGGCCGGTCTCTTGACCGAAAAAGAGAACCTTATATGGTCGTCGCTCGCGGGCCCATAAGCGATGCCCGGGATCACACCGACGCGCGCCTTGAATAACAGATACTTATGCATCGCGAAAGATACGCTTTCGCGCGACAATTTCAGGTCTCTATCACAGGATACCTTCTTTTCCGGGCACTCTTTGATCTTCCTCTTCAGCGCCTCCTCCACCGATGACAGGATGGCATCCCTGTGCGAGTCGTAAAATTTCCTTATATTCGGAAAGGCATAGCAGGTGCTCTTCGGCACGGCGCACCTGAAACCGGGGATAGAGTTCAGGGCGGGGACCAGGAGGTCCCTCTTCTCCTGATACTTCCTGAATATATCGTCGAAACCTAACTTCTCGTAATTATCGAGTGTATAAGCGCCTGCCTCCTGCACGAATGTATTGCACGTCATATTGATAAAAGAGTGCGCCAGCGTAGCCGCCTTCAGCACCTTTTTCGGGGCTACCATCCATCCGAGGCGCCATCCCCCCATCCCTATACGCGAAAAGCTGTTTAAGAGTATCGAATGCTCTCCTCCTGTATCATATAACCTTATCGGATAGTGTCTGTTGCCGTCATATATCTCCTTTTCGTGGTTCTCGTCGTGGATTATGAAGATATCGTTCTCAGCTCCCCACTCCATTATATATTTAAGCGGATCGCGGCCATATAAAGTGCCGGCCGGGTTCAAGGGGGATGTCAGTATCAGCGCCTTTGTCTTCTTGGTCCTGGCCCTCTCCAGCTCTTCTACGGTCAGGATGAAGCCGTTCTCTTCCTTTGGCCGTATCCTTTTGCCTGTCCTCCCCGAAAGGAGATGGTTCGATATGGGGTCGTAAGCTATATAGCATGGGTCCGGTATCAGGATCTCATCGCCCGGGTTGGTCACCGCGATAAAGGAGGTGAATATTGCGTTCATCCCTCCCTGGGTGATCAGGATGGAGTCGGGGTCCACCTTGAGGTCGCTCTCCCTCCGGTATTTCCTTGCGATCGCCTCCCTGAGGCGGCGCGAACCCTTCTCCTTCTCGTAATGCGTCCATTTGCCGGGGAGCGTGTTAAATCCGTCCAGCCCCTCTCCGGCGTCGGGCAATATCCTGCAGAGGTAATCTATGACAGGCCTCGGCGTCTGGAACTCGGAATCGCCCCTGGCCAGGTTCACCGCAGTCGCATCATCCTTTATGCCTTCCGTCAGCTCTTTGGTGTAAAAGATGGGTATGT
This window contains:
- a CDS encoding aminotransferase class I/II-fold pyridoxal phosphate-dependent enzyme; the encoded protein is MPSINEKILDIPIFYTKELTEGIKDDATAVNLARGDSEFQTPRPVIDYLCRILPDAGEGLDGFNTLPGKWTHYEKEKGSRRLREAIARKYRRESDLKVDPDSILITQGGMNAIFTSFIAVTNPGDEILIPDPCYIAYDPISNHLLSGRTGKRIRPKEENGFILTVEELERARTKKTKALILTSPLNPAGTLYGRDPLKYIMEWGAENDIFIIHDENHEKEIYDGNRHYPIRLYDTGGEHSILLNSFSRIGMGGWRLGWMVAPKKVLKAATLAHSFINMTCNTFVQEAGAYTLDNYEKLGFDDIFRKYQEKRDLLVPALNSIPGFRCAVPKSTCYAFPNIRKFYDSHRDAILSSVEEALKRKIKECPEKKVSCDRDLKLSRESVSFAMHKYLLFKARVGVIPGIAYGPASDDHIRFSFSVKRPALEEGIRRLHECCRSAV